The Larus michahellis chromosome 2, bLarMic1.1, whole genome shotgun sequence genome window below encodes:
- the AIRIM gene encoding AFG2-interacting ribosome maturation factor isoform X2 yields the protein MTSRDCVPLPVRRAAMAAAEALAAALREWAAAAARQDAAWRAALDACAPLLGSLAGLAAQMRAGQRLAWGGSPLGAFGELQARLWWKQRGAAEALLEQLGSRRAELRDVRDAVGAGVAGILRLYEERAAELGLAASLQRGPRSPSLADALEGLQDVERYYRHLYLESKLLLLRISCDSLPDMEALPQSWERILERYKEDVVQDTLLKISLFVDNHRELYCSPGS from the exons ATGACGTCACGGGACTGTGTCCCGCTCCCGGTCCGGCGGGCCGCTATGGCGGCAGCAGAGGCGCTGGCAGCGGCGCTGCGGGAatgggcggcagcggcggcgcggcAGGACGCAGCCTGGCGGGCGGCGCTGGACGCCTGCGCGCCGCTGTTGGGCTCGCTGGCCGGGCTGGCGGCGCAGATGCGGGCGGGGCAGCGGCTGGCGTGGGGCGGCTCACCGCTGGGGGCCTTCGGCGAGCTGCAGGCGCGGCTGTGGTGGAAGCAGCGCGGCGCGGCCGAGGCGCTGCTGGAGCAGCTCGGCAGCCGGCG GGCGGAGCTGCGGGACGTGCGGGACGCCGTGGGGGCCGGCGTGGCTGGCATCCTGCGGCTGTACGAGGAGCGGGCGGCGGAGCTGGGCCTGGCGGCGTCCCTGCAGCGCGGGCCGCGCAGCCCCTCCCTGGCGGATGCGCTAGAGGGGCTGCAGGACGTGGAGCGTTACTACCGGCACCT GTACCTGGAGAGCAAGCTTCTCCTTCTCCGCATCAGCTGTGACAGCCTGCCAGACATGGAAGCCCTCCCACAGTCTTGGGAGAGAATTTTGGAGCGCTACAAGGAAGACGTTGTTCAAG ATACACTTCTTAAGATCTCTCTGTTTGTGGACAACCACCGGGAGCTGTACTGCTCACCAGGCTCCTGA
- the AIRIM gene encoding AFG2-interacting ribosome maturation factor isoform X1, protein MTSRDCVPLPVRRAAMAAAEALAAALREWAAAAARQDAAWRAALDACAPLLGSLAGLAAQMRAGQRLAWGGSPLGAFGELQARLWWKQRGAAEALLEQLGSRRAELRDVRDAVGAGVAGILRLYEERAAELGLAASLQRGPRSPSLADALEGLQDVERYYRHLYLESKLLLLRISCDSLPDMEALPQSWERILERYKEDVVQGSSTSSRPFLELSALEAEDTLLKISLFVDNHRELYCSPGS, encoded by the exons ATGACGTCACGGGACTGTGTCCCGCTCCCGGTCCGGCGGGCCGCTATGGCGGCAGCAGAGGCGCTGGCAGCGGCGCTGCGGGAatgggcggcagcggcggcgcggcAGGACGCAGCCTGGCGGGCGGCGCTGGACGCCTGCGCGCCGCTGTTGGGCTCGCTGGCCGGGCTGGCGGCGCAGATGCGGGCGGGGCAGCGGCTGGCGTGGGGCGGCTCACCGCTGGGGGCCTTCGGCGAGCTGCAGGCGCGGCTGTGGTGGAAGCAGCGCGGCGCGGCCGAGGCGCTGCTGGAGCAGCTCGGCAGCCGGCG GGCGGAGCTGCGGGACGTGCGGGACGCCGTGGGGGCCGGCGTGGCTGGCATCCTGCGGCTGTACGAGGAGCGGGCGGCGGAGCTGGGCCTGGCGGCGTCCCTGCAGCGCGGGCCGCGCAGCCCCTCCCTGGCGGATGCGCTAGAGGGGCTGCAGGACGTGGAGCGTTACTACCGGCACCT GTACCTGGAGAGCAAGCTTCTCCTTCTCCGCATCAGCTGTGACAGCCTGCCAGACATGGAAGCCCTCCCACAGTCTTGGGAGAGAATTTTGGAGCGCTACAAGGAAGACGTTGTTCAAGGTAGTTCCACTTCCAGCAGACCCTTCCTTGAGCTCTCAGCGCTGGAGGCCGAAG ATACACTTCTTAAGATCTCTCTGTTTGTGGACAACCACCGGGAGCTGTACTGCTCACCAGGCTCCTGA